The proteins below are encoded in one region of Engystomops pustulosus chromosome 8, aEngPut4.maternal, whole genome shotgun sequence:
- the MAP2 gene encoding microtubule-associated protein 2 isoform X4, with amino-acid sequence MTDNRQDEPKSSHWAPGQLSEASPLPHTTDIKEQGGAGEGMVHSSNGIPFRDTEGRAYGDRAHPESHPTSKENGINGEMPSGDSETAAVEDTTNLPPSPPPSPASEQMGTVEEEERVKGPLPENEEERTLGGESKTSESSILGLSQVQSDSGSDVTQLQEENVVCKISDDKNIPKLESESLAVVLPSLPGEDLLSASKTGAQGHLDSLPYSVEAVDTVEDIPGTKAKTEEKAKQDVMESHEKGDEKLPSALQMSSSDVMFTAPHVYSFSVEPCTPTSPEAEHDFDRAESKDNLSTDHPTNENENIFSGFSSSQPEISVQHSPLLDKETVKDELCSHVPLPVTEASKPDVADTTKGEADTFGITSVQKHEDISSSVSSCEKWIEERDDSHSKSDTLGQLDIPTKQEEIAASKSDDNAQQLKDIANKESSIEVISSSQDELISSRATGHLEMHDAEKTDVSLVSSTVLESHKENVLPEVPTDSKSQDDHRIKLEEDKSGMSTYFETSTLKEETLESNLQKSSDYYELTDIKEPPYEACSIPHIAKGDDDEEEEEEEEDLAPMPEEKNSSSAQNVGYSSLTSTKLQSTIASGDRLFTIDPNIYSDKSEFLSKNKDDLTLSRSLGLGGRSAIEQRSMSINLPMSCLDSIALGFTYARAHDLSPLATDILSNTSGSLDEGDECDLPATTPSLEKAPSFPEEQEQEEEGEETVKDTGKERFELEPLCESQYPAKEYYKNGTIMAPDLPEMLDLTGPRSRLDSDSAESDAARRKSATSEIIIDESNVSQPESITEGGNLLVKTDSQQEELGYCVFNKYTVPMPSPVQDSENVSGGMTSLYESLGVDPSIMEVKLAAAEKFGKERLEGTSDMGWESESDKKVCESKLDTLVEKGEEHIDLKENQVTTEQKTQSDSIEAASEKRKDSLSEKLGEKDNEQEVTEDKLSVNVSKEESTTKLSEIDTCSVTVSDVSEMEQTKLSTEETFSHQQVTESTKAETEMQKEPQQENLTKAQETKESDSKEADEMVSQVKDISKISDIDLKEKGAKPDLVHQEAVDKEESYESSGEPEQTPDSSQEAPKDVSTTHVKKPESEEIDMNIANEPTETIVTSTQEIEEKETKEVTEEDQVIKSQEEPTAEIVIAKDEMEQEIQVVGNQNVVVDEKEDLEVEVIEECSKDMTQEMSERSEEEIVEESPAEYLEDTTGLIESVVTVEDDFIKVVQTATEEGETVTHNVRFAASEPPETEERNMTEEEEEDEEEEEVIEEESQEGPREGSPCMPASPEKETEYKTETQDDYKDETTIDDSVLDTDSIWVDTQDDDRSLMTEAIEPIPKEEKIEQEIQKIPVERHRKDKPFKSGRGRISTPERKITKREPSATSRDEVRRKKAVLKKAEMGKKSEAQPHSPSRKVILKPAVKQSRPAHQACVRRKPAGGDSQQTPSAQRQSRDRITDGVSKSPEKRSSLPRPSSIHPTRKIIPIDKEENSLSTSTSSVRRTTRSEPIWSRTGKSGTSTPTTPGSTAITPGTPPSYASRTPGTPGTPSYSRTPRTPGTPRSAMYVASEKKVAILRTPPKSPATLKQLRLMNQPLPDLKNVRSKIGSTDNIKYQPKGGQVKILNEKIDYSDVQSRCGSKDNISHNAGGGQIQIVSKKIDLSHVTSKCGSLKNIRHRPGGGHIKIESVKLDFKEKAHAKVGSLDNAHHIPGGGNIKIDSQKLNFREQAKARVDHGAEIITQSPGRSSLASPRRLSNVSSSGSINLLESPQLATLAEDVTAALAKQGL; translated from the exons CTGTAGAAGATACAACCAATctccctccatctcctcctccttcaccaGCTTCCGAACAAATGggaacagtggaagaag AAGAGAGAGTTAAGGGTCCTCTGCCTGAGAATGAAGAGGAGAGAACACTGGGGGGAGAAAGCAAAACCTCTGAATCCTCCATTCTGGGGCTAAGCCAAGTGCAATCAGACTCAGGCTCTGATGTGACACAACTCCAAGAAGAAAATGTTGTATGCAAAATAAGCGATGACAAAAATATTCCAAAACTTGAGAGTGAATCCTTGGCTGTTGTGTTACCTTCCTTACCAGGGGAAG ATCTACTTTCAGCCTCGAAGACGGGGGCACAAGGACATCTGGATTCTCTACCTTACTCCGTGGAAGCTGTAGACACTGTTGAAGATATTCCAGGAACAAAAGCTAAGACTGAGGAGAAAGCAAAGCAAGATGTCATGGAAAGTCATGAGAAGGGAGATGAGAAATTACCATCAGCACTACAAATGTCTAGTAGTGATGTCATGTTCACAGCTCCACATGTTTATTCATTTTCTGTAGAGCCTTGCACTCCAACATCTCCTGAAGCTGAACATGACTTTGACAGGGCTGAAAGCAAAGACAACCTATCAACAGACCACCCAACCAATGAGAATGAAAATATCTTCTCTGGTTTTTCTTCAAGTCAGCCTGAAATCTCTGTGCAACATTCCCCCTTATTGGACAAAGAGACTGTGAAAGATGAACTTTGCTCACATGTTCCATTGCCTGTTACAGAAGCAAGTAAGCCAGATGTTGCAGACACCACCAAAGGGGAGGCAGATACCTTTGGCATTACAAGTGTTCAAAAACACGAGGACATCTCAAGTTCAGTGtcatcctgtgaaaaatggattgagGAGAGGGATGACAGTCATTCCAAGTCAGATACACTGGGTCAGTTAGACATCCCAACAAAACAAGAAGAGATTGCTGCCAGCaagtctgatgataatgcacagCAACTGAAAGACATTGCAAATAAAGAATCCAGTATAGAAGTTATAAGCAGTAGTCAAGATGAGTTGATAAGTTCAAGAGCTACAGGTCACCTTGAGATGCATGACGCTGAGAAAACGGATGTGTCTCTGGTGAGTAGTACTGTCCTTGAATCCCATAAAGAGAATGTTTTACCAGAGGTTCCGACTGACAGCAAATCTCAAGACGATCACAGAATTAAATTGGAGGAAGATAAATCTGGAATGTCCACATATTTTGAAACATCAACATTGAAAGAGGAAACTTTAGAGAGTAATCTGCAGAAGAGCAGTGACTACTATGAGCTAACCGACATCAAAGAACCTCCATATGAAGCCTGTTCAATACCACATATAGCCAaaggagatgatgatgaagaagaagaagaggaggaggaagatttGGCTCCAATGCCTGAAGAAAAAAACAGTTCCTCTGCTCAAAATGTTGGTTACAGCTCACTTACATCTACAAAACTTCAATCAACTATAGCATCAGGAGATCGCCTGTTTACTATAGATCCAAATATCTATTCAGACAAATCAGAATTTCTTAGCAAAAATAAAGATGATCTCACACTAAGCCGCAGTCTAGGACTTGGTGGTAGATCTGCCATTGAACAGAGAAGCATGTCGATAAATCTCCCTATGTCTTGCCTTGACTCCATAGCACTAGGTTTCACTTATGCCCGTGCCCATGATCTCTCCCCATTAGCCACTGATATTCTGTCTAACACTAGTGGAAGTTTGGATGAAGGCGATGAATGTGATTTACCAGCAACCACCCCTTCATTAGAAAAAGCCCCTTCTTTTCCAGAAGAACAAGAACAGGAGGAAGAGGGGGAAGAAACAGTGAAAGACACAGGGAAAGAACGATTTGAGCTAGAACCATTATGTGAATCGCAGTACCCAGCAAAAGAGTACTACAAAAATGGTACAATTATGGCACCTGACTTGCCAGAAATGTTAGATTTAACAGGTCCAAGGTCCAGGTTAGATTCAGATAGTGCAGAATCAGATGCTGCTAGAAGGAAATCTGCAACTTCTGAAATCATTATAGATGAAAGTAACGTAAGCCAGCCAGAATCTATAACAGAAGGGGGCAACCTTCTTGTAAAGACAGATAGCCAACAAGAAGAATTAGGCTACTGTGTTTTTAATAAGTACACTGTTCCTATGCCATCTCCTGTACAAGACAGTGAAAATGTAAGCGGTGGTATGACTAGTCTTTACGAAAGTCTTGGTGTAGATCCATCTATTATGGAGGTAAAACTGGCTGCTGCAGAAAAGTTTGGTAAAGAAAGACTAGAAGGAACTAGTGACATGGGTTGGGAGTCAGAGTCTGACAAAAAGGTTTGTGAAAGTAAACTTGACACCTTGGTAGAAAagggtgaagaacacattgattTGAAAGAAAATCAGGTTACCACTGAGCAAAAAACACAATCGGACAGTATTGAAGCTGCTTCAGAAAAAAGGAAAGATTCATTATCAGAAAAGTTAGGTGAAAAAGATAATGAACAAGAAGTTACTGAAGATAAATTATCTGTAAATGTCTCAAAGGAGGAATCCACAACTAAACTTTCTGAAATTGACACATGCTCTGTAACTGTGTCAGATGTATCAGAAATGGAACAAACAAAGTTGTCTACTGAGGAAACCTTTAGCCACCAGCAGGTGACTGAATCAACAAAAGCTGAAACAGAGATGCAAAAGGAGCCACAGCAAGAAAATCTTACTAAAGCTCAAGAAACTAAGGAATCAGATTCTAAGGAAGCTGACGAAATGGTTTCCCAAGTTAAAGACATCTCCAAGATTTCTGACATAGACTTGAAGGAGAAAGGTGCAAAACCTGACTTAGTTCATCAAGAAGCAGTTGATAAAGAAGAATCTTATGAATCTAGTGGAGAGCCAGAGCAAACTCCAGATTCATCACAAGAAGCCCCCAAAGATGTATCCACCACCCATGTAAAGAAACCAGAAAGTGAAGAAATCGATATGAACATCGCAAATGAGCCAACAGAAACTATTGTCACTTCAACACAAGAGATCGAGGAAAAGGAAACAAAGGAAGTAACGGAGGAAGACCAAGTGATTAAATCTCAAGAAGAACCAACAGCTGAGATAGTTATTGCAAAGGATGAAATGGAACAAGAGATACAGGTTGTAGGCAACCAAAATGTAGTTGTAGATGAAAAGGAGGACCTTGAGGTAGAAGTAATAGAGGAGTGCAGCAAAGATATGACACAGGAAATGTCAGAACGTTCTGAAGAAGAAATTGTTGAAGAATCACCTGCAGAGTATTTGGAGGACACAACAGGGCTTATTGAGTCTGTTGTCACAGTAGAAGATGACTTTATTAAGGTGGTACAAACCGCAACAGAGGAGGGTGAAACTGTGACTCACAATGTCCGCTTTGCAGCATCTGAACCTCCTGAAACAGAAGAAAGGAATatgacagaagaagaggaggaagatgaagaggaggaagaagtaaTAGAAGAAGAATCTCAAGAAGGACCCAGGGAAGGGTCACCTTGTATGCCCGCTTCTCCAGAGAAAGAAACAGAATACAAGACAGAGACACAGGATGATTACAAAGATGAAACAACCATAGATGATTCAGTGTTGGATACAGACAGCATCTGGGTGGACACACAAG ATGACGACAGAAGCCTTATGACTGAAGCAATAGAACCCATTCCAAAGGAGGAGAAGATAGAGCAAGAAATACAGAAGATTCCTGTCGAAAGACACAGGAaagacaagccctttaagagtGGCAGAGGTCGTATTTCTACCCCTGAAAGAAAAATAACTAAAAGAGAGCCTAGTGCAACCTCCAGAGATGAAGTGAGAAGGAAAAAAG CAGTTCTTAAGAAAGCAGAAATGGGTAAAAAATCAGAGGCCCAACCCCACTCTCCCTCCAGGAAAGTAATTTTAAAACCTGCGGTCAAGCAGTCTAGACCGGCCCATCAGGCCTGCGTGAGGAGGAAGCCGGCAG GGGGTGATTCCCAACAAACTCCTAGTGCTCAACGACAATCGAGAGACAGAATTACT GATGGAGTATCCAAAAGCCCAGAGAAACGTTCCTCTCTGCCCAGACCTTCCTCAATCCACCCAACTAGGAAAATCATCCCTATAGATAAGGAGGAGAATTCTTTGTCTACCAGCACATCCTCTGTGAGACGCACTACAA GATCTGAGCCAATTTGGAGTCGAACAGGAAAGAGTGGGACATCTACTCCTACCACACCTGGATCTACAGCTATTACCCCAGGAACACCACCAAGCTATGCTTCTCGAACTCCTGGTACTCCAGGCACACCAAGTTATTCACGTACACCCCGCACTCCAGGAACTCCAAGATCCGCCATGTATGTAGCCTCAGAGAAGAAAGTTGCCATTCTACGAACGCCTCCTAAGTCTCCTGCCACCCTAAAACAGTTGCGACTTATGAATCAACCTCTGCCTGACCTGAAGAATGTAAGGTCCAAGATTGGATCTACAGACAACATTAAGTATCAACCTAAAGGCGGACAG GTTAAAATATTAAATGAGAAGATTGATTATAGTGATGTTCAGTCTCGTTGTGGTTCCAAGGATAACATCAGTCATAATGCTGGGGGAGGTCAA ATCCAGATTGTTAGCAAGAAGATCGACCTTAGTCATGTGACATCAAAATGTGGATCCCTGAAGAACATTCGCCATCGGCCAG GTGGTGGGCATATTAAGATTGAGAGTGTTAAACTGGATTTCAAGGAAAAAGCCCATGCAAAAGTTGGCTCCCTAGACAATGCTCACCATATTCCTGGCGGTGGAAACATTAAG ATAGACAGCCAGAAGTTGAATTTCCGAGAGCAAGCTAAGGCCCGTGTTGACCATGGAGCTGAAATAATCACCCAGTCTCCTGGTCGTTCTAGCCTTGCCTCTCCACGGCGTCTCAGCAACGTGTCTTCTTCTGGAAGCATCAACCTGCTAGAATCCCCACAGCTTGCAACCCTAGCAGAAGACGTCACTGCGGCTCTGGCCAAACAGGGCTTATGA
- the MAP2 gene encoding microtubule-associated protein 2 isoform X6 — protein MTDNRQDEPKSSHWAPGQLSEASPLPHTTDIKEQGGAGEGMVHSSNGIPFRDTEGRAYGDRAHPESHPTSKENGINGEMPSGDSETAEEVSARIVQVVTADAVAVLRGEQEKEVQHKGPPGELPLAVEDTTNLPPSPPPSPASEQMGTVEEDLLSASKTGAQGHLDSLPYSVEAVDTVEDIPGTKAKTEEKAKQDVMESHEKGDEKLPSALQMSSSDVMFTAPHVYSFSVEPCTPTSPEAEHDFDRAESKDNLSTDHPTNENENIFSGFSSSQPEISVQHSPLLDKETVKDELCSHVPLPVTEASKPDVADTTKGEADTFGITSVQKHEDISSSVSSCEKWIEERDDSHSKSDTLGQLDIPTKQEEIAASKSDDNAQQLKDIANKESSIEVISSSQDELISSRATGHLEMHDAEKTDVSLVSSTVLESHKENVLPEVPTDSKSQDDHRIKLEEDKSGMSTYFETSTLKEETLESNLQKSSDYYELTDIKEPPYEACSIPHIAKGDDDEEEEEEEEDLAPMPEEKNSSSAQNVGYSSLTSTKLQSTIASGDRLFTIDPNIYSDKSEFLSKNKDDLTLSRSLGLGGRSAIEQRSMSINLPMSCLDSIALGFTYARAHDLSPLATDILSNTSGSLDEGDECDLPATTPSLEKAPSFPEEQEQEEEGEETVKDTGKERFELEPLCESQYPAKEYYKNGTIMAPDLPEMLDLTGPRSRLDSDSAESDAARRKSATSEIIIDESNVSQPESITEGGNLLVKTDSQQEELGYCVFNKYTVPMPSPVQDSENVSGGMTSLYESLGVDPSIMEVKLAAAEKFGKERLEGTSDMGWESESDKKVCESKLDTLVEKGEEHIDLKENQVTTEQKTQSDSIEAASEKRKDSLSEKLGEKDNEQEVTEDKLSVNVSKEESTTKLSEIDTCSVTVSDVSEMEQTKLSTEETFSHQQVTESTKAETEMQKEPQQENLTKAQETKESDSKEADEMVSQVKDISKISDIDLKEKGAKPDLVHQEAVDKEESYESSGEPEQTPDSSQEAPKDVSTTHVKKPESEEIDMNIANEPTETIVTSTQEIEEKETKEVTEEDQVIKSQEEPTAEIVIAKDEMEQEIQVVGNQNVVVDEKEDLEVEVIEECSKDMTQEMSERSEEEIVEESPAEYLEDTTGLIESVVTVEDDFIKVVQTATEEGETVTHNVRFAASEPPETEERNMTEEEEEDEEEEEVIEEESQEGPREGSPCMPASPEKETEYKTETQDDYKDETTIDDSVLDTDSIWVDTQDDDRSLMTEAIEPIPKEEKIEQEIQKIPVERHRKDKPFKSGRGRISTPERKITKREPSATSRDEVRRKKAVLKKAEMGKKSEAQPHSPSRKVILKPAVKQSRPAHQACVRRKPAGGDSQQTPSAQRQSRDRITDGVSKSPEKRSSLPRPSSIHPTRKIIPIDKEENSLSTSTSSVRRTTRSEPIWSRTGKSGTSTPTTPGSTAITPGTPPSYASRTPGTPGTPSYSRTPRTPGTPRSAMYVASEKKVAILRTPPKSPATLKQLRLMNQPLPDLKNVRSKIGSTDNIKYQPKGGQVKILNEKIDYSDVQSRCGSKDNISHNAGGGQIQIVSKKIDLSHVTSKCGSLKNIRHRPGGGHIKIESVKLDFKEKAHAKVGSLDNAHHIPGGGNIKIDSQKLNFREQAKARVDHGAEIITQSPGRSSLASPRRLSNVSSSGSINLLESPQLATLAEDVTAALAKQGL, from the exons CTGTAGAAGATACAACCAATctccctccatctcctcctccttcaccaGCTTCCGAACAAATGggaacagtggaagaag ATCTACTTTCAGCCTCGAAGACGGGGGCACAAGGACATCTGGATTCTCTACCTTACTCCGTGGAAGCTGTAGACACTGTTGAAGATATTCCAGGAACAAAAGCTAAGACTGAGGAGAAAGCAAAGCAAGATGTCATGGAAAGTCATGAGAAGGGAGATGAGAAATTACCATCAGCACTACAAATGTCTAGTAGTGATGTCATGTTCACAGCTCCACATGTTTATTCATTTTCTGTAGAGCCTTGCACTCCAACATCTCCTGAAGCTGAACATGACTTTGACAGGGCTGAAAGCAAAGACAACCTATCAACAGACCACCCAACCAATGAGAATGAAAATATCTTCTCTGGTTTTTCTTCAAGTCAGCCTGAAATCTCTGTGCAACATTCCCCCTTATTGGACAAAGAGACTGTGAAAGATGAACTTTGCTCACATGTTCCATTGCCTGTTACAGAAGCAAGTAAGCCAGATGTTGCAGACACCACCAAAGGGGAGGCAGATACCTTTGGCATTACAAGTGTTCAAAAACACGAGGACATCTCAAGTTCAGTGtcatcctgtgaaaaatggattgagGAGAGGGATGACAGTCATTCCAAGTCAGATACACTGGGTCAGTTAGACATCCCAACAAAACAAGAAGAGATTGCTGCCAGCaagtctgatgataatgcacagCAACTGAAAGACATTGCAAATAAAGAATCCAGTATAGAAGTTATAAGCAGTAGTCAAGATGAGTTGATAAGTTCAAGAGCTACAGGTCACCTTGAGATGCATGACGCTGAGAAAACGGATGTGTCTCTGGTGAGTAGTACTGTCCTTGAATCCCATAAAGAGAATGTTTTACCAGAGGTTCCGACTGACAGCAAATCTCAAGACGATCACAGAATTAAATTGGAGGAAGATAAATCTGGAATGTCCACATATTTTGAAACATCAACATTGAAAGAGGAAACTTTAGAGAGTAATCTGCAGAAGAGCAGTGACTACTATGAGCTAACCGACATCAAAGAACCTCCATATGAAGCCTGTTCAATACCACATATAGCCAaaggagatgatgatgaagaagaagaagaggaggaggaagatttGGCTCCAATGCCTGAAGAAAAAAACAGTTCCTCTGCTCAAAATGTTGGTTACAGCTCACTTACATCTACAAAACTTCAATCAACTATAGCATCAGGAGATCGCCTGTTTACTATAGATCCAAATATCTATTCAGACAAATCAGAATTTCTTAGCAAAAATAAAGATGATCTCACACTAAGCCGCAGTCTAGGACTTGGTGGTAGATCTGCCATTGAACAGAGAAGCATGTCGATAAATCTCCCTATGTCTTGCCTTGACTCCATAGCACTAGGTTTCACTTATGCCCGTGCCCATGATCTCTCCCCATTAGCCACTGATATTCTGTCTAACACTAGTGGAAGTTTGGATGAAGGCGATGAATGTGATTTACCAGCAACCACCCCTTCATTAGAAAAAGCCCCTTCTTTTCCAGAAGAACAAGAACAGGAGGAAGAGGGGGAAGAAACAGTGAAAGACACAGGGAAAGAACGATTTGAGCTAGAACCATTATGTGAATCGCAGTACCCAGCAAAAGAGTACTACAAAAATGGTACAATTATGGCACCTGACTTGCCAGAAATGTTAGATTTAACAGGTCCAAGGTCCAGGTTAGATTCAGATAGTGCAGAATCAGATGCTGCTAGAAGGAAATCTGCAACTTCTGAAATCATTATAGATGAAAGTAACGTAAGCCAGCCAGAATCTATAACAGAAGGGGGCAACCTTCTTGTAAAGACAGATAGCCAACAAGAAGAATTAGGCTACTGTGTTTTTAATAAGTACACTGTTCCTATGCCATCTCCTGTACAAGACAGTGAAAATGTAAGCGGTGGTATGACTAGTCTTTACGAAAGTCTTGGTGTAGATCCATCTATTATGGAGGTAAAACTGGCTGCTGCAGAAAAGTTTGGTAAAGAAAGACTAGAAGGAACTAGTGACATGGGTTGGGAGTCAGAGTCTGACAAAAAGGTTTGTGAAAGTAAACTTGACACCTTGGTAGAAAagggtgaagaacacattgattTGAAAGAAAATCAGGTTACCACTGAGCAAAAAACACAATCGGACAGTATTGAAGCTGCTTCAGAAAAAAGGAAAGATTCATTATCAGAAAAGTTAGGTGAAAAAGATAATGAACAAGAAGTTACTGAAGATAAATTATCTGTAAATGTCTCAAAGGAGGAATCCACAACTAAACTTTCTGAAATTGACACATGCTCTGTAACTGTGTCAGATGTATCAGAAATGGAACAAACAAAGTTGTCTACTGAGGAAACCTTTAGCCACCAGCAGGTGACTGAATCAACAAAAGCTGAAACAGAGATGCAAAAGGAGCCACAGCAAGAAAATCTTACTAAAGCTCAAGAAACTAAGGAATCAGATTCTAAGGAAGCTGACGAAATGGTTTCCCAAGTTAAAGACATCTCCAAGATTTCTGACATAGACTTGAAGGAGAAAGGTGCAAAACCTGACTTAGTTCATCAAGAAGCAGTTGATAAAGAAGAATCTTATGAATCTAGTGGAGAGCCAGAGCAAACTCCAGATTCATCACAAGAAGCCCCCAAAGATGTATCCACCACCCATGTAAAGAAACCAGAAAGTGAAGAAATCGATATGAACATCGCAAATGAGCCAACAGAAACTATTGTCACTTCAACACAAGAGATCGAGGAAAAGGAAACAAAGGAAGTAACGGAGGAAGACCAAGTGATTAAATCTCAAGAAGAACCAACAGCTGAGATAGTTATTGCAAAGGATGAAATGGAACAAGAGATACAGGTTGTAGGCAACCAAAATGTAGTTGTAGATGAAAAGGAGGACCTTGAGGTAGAAGTAATAGAGGAGTGCAGCAAAGATATGACACAGGAAATGTCAGAACGTTCTGAAGAAGAAATTGTTGAAGAATCACCTGCAGAGTATTTGGAGGACACAACAGGGCTTATTGAGTCTGTTGTCACAGTAGAAGATGACTTTATTAAGGTGGTACAAACCGCAACAGAGGAGGGTGAAACTGTGACTCACAATGTCCGCTTTGCAGCATCTGAACCTCCTGAAACAGAAGAAAGGAATatgacagaagaagaggaggaagatgaagaggaggaagaagtaaTAGAAGAAGAATCTCAAGAAGGACCCAGGGAAGGGTCACCTTGTATGCCCGCTTCTCCAGAGAAAGAAACAGAATACAAGACAGAGACACAGGATGATTACAAAGATGAAACAACCATAGATGATTCAGTGTTGGATACAGACAGCATCTGGGTGGACACACAAG ATGACGACAGAAGCCTTATGACTGAAGCAATAGAACCCATTCCAAAGGAGGAGAAGATAGAGCAAGAAATACAGAAGATTCCTGTCGAAAGACACAGGAaagacaagccctttaagagtGGCAGAGGTCGTATTTCTACCCCTGAAAGAAAAATAACTAAAAGAGAGCCTAGTGCAACCTCCAGAGATGAAGTGAGAAGGAAAAAAG CAGTTCTTAAGAAAGCAGAAATGGGTAAAAAATCAGAGGCCCAACCCCACTCTCCCTCCAGGAAAGTAATTTTAAAACCTGCGGTCAAGCAGTCTAGACCGGCCCATCAGGCCTGCGTGAGGAGGAAGCCGGCAG GGGGTGATTCCCAACAAACTCCTAGTGCTCAACGACAATCGAGAGACAGAATTACT GATGGAGTATCCAAAAGCCCAGAGAAACGTTCCTCTCTGCCCAGACCTTCCTCAATCCACCCAACTAGGAAAATCATCCCTATAGATAAGGAGGAGAATTCTTTGTCTACCAGCACATCCTCTGTGAGACGCACTACAA GATCTGAGCCAATTTGGAGTCGAACAGGAAAGAGTGGGACATCTACTCCTACCACACCTGGATCTACAGCTATTACCCCAGGAACACCACCAAGCTATGCTTCTCGAACTCCTGGTACTCCAGGCACACCAAGTTATTCACGTACACCCCGCACTCCAGGAACTCCAAGATCCGCCATGTATGTAGCCTCAGAGAAGAAAGTTGCCATTCTACGAACGCCTCCTAAGTCTCCTGCCACCCTAAAACAGTTGCGACTTATGAATCAACCTCTGCCTGACCTGAAGAATGTAAGGTCCAAGATTGGATCTACAGACAACATTAAGTATCAACCTAAAGGCGGACAG GTTAAAATATTAAATGAGAAGATTGATTATAGTGATGTTCAGTCTCGTTGTGGTTCCAAGGATAACATCAGTCATAATGCTGGGGGAGGTCAA ATCCAGATTGTTAGCAAGAAGATCGACCTTAGTCATGTGACATCAAAATGTGGATCCCTGAAGAACATTCGCCATCGGCCAG GTGGTGGGCATATTAAGATTGAGAGTGTTAAACTGGATTTCAAGGAAAAAGCCCATGCAAAAGTTGGCTCCCTAGACAATGCTCACCATATTCCTGGCGGTGGAAACATTAAG ATAGACAGCCAGAAGTTGAATTTCCGAGAGCAAGCTAAGGCCCGTGTTGACCATGGAGCTGAAATAATCACCCAGTCTCCTGGTCGTTCTAGCCTTGCCTCTCCACGGCGTCTCAGCAACGTGTCTTCTTCTGGAAGCATCAACCTGCTAGAATCCCCACAGCTTGCAACCCTAGCAGAAGACGTCACTGCGGCTCTGGCCAAACAGGGCTTATGA